The following proteins come from a genomic window of Rutidosis leptorrhynchoides isolate AG116_Rl617_1_P2 chromosome 10, CSIRO_AGI_Rlap_v1, whole genome shotgun sequence:
- the LOC139870981 gene encoding uncharacterized protein, with the protein MVEVESSEGVLCDKKVPLKLNGKFFKVVIRSTMFYGSECWPMTKAQERKMEVVEMRMLRWMCAPVRRVKALTVGGVRRNGRPRRRLEDRLKLDMKELLLTEDMTSGRNLWRSKIKIIE; encoded by the exons atggttgaagtggagagcagcgaagGAGTTTTGTGCGACAAGAAAGTACCCCTTAAATTGAATGGAAAATTCTTCAAGGTGGTAATAAGATCAACTATGTTTTACGGATCTGAGTGCtggccaatgacgaaagcccaAGAAAGGAAGATGGAGGTGGTAGAAATGAGAATGCTTAGGTGGATGTGTG CTCCAGTTAGGAGAGTTAAGGCCCTCACTGTTGGCGGCGTAAGGCGAAACGGAAGACCTagacgtaggttggaggatagactGAAGCTTGACATGAAAGAGCTTCTTTTAACCGAGGATATGACTTCTGGTAGGAATCTGTGGAGGAGTAAGATTAAAATAATTGAGTAA